The proteins below come from a single Stutzerimonas stutzeri RCH2 genomic window:
- the fliG gene encoding flagellar motor switch protein FliG encodes MNDNRLPAKLNKVDKAAILLLSLGETDAAQVLRHLGPKEVQRVGTAMAQMRNVQKTQIEQVMSEFVEIVGDQTSLGVGSDGYIRKMLTQALGEDKAGGLIDRILLGGNTSGLDSLKWMEPRAVADVIRYEHPQIQAIVVAYLDPDQAGEVLSHFDHKVRLDIVLRVSSLNTVQPAALKELNLILEKQFSGSTNTSRASLGGVKRAADIMNYLDSSIEGQLMDAIRDVDEDLSSQIEDLMFVFDNLAEVDDRGIQVLLREVSSDVLVMALKGADDGIKEKVFKNMSKRAGELLRDDLEAKGPVRVSDVENAQKEILTIARRMAEAGEIVLGSKGGEEMI; translated from the coding sequence ATGAATGACAATCGACTTCCCGCCAAGCTCAACAAGGTCGACAAGGCAGCCATCCTGCTGCTCTCGCTGGGTGAAACCGATGCCGCGCAGGTTCTGCGCCATCTCGGTCCGAAGGAGGTGCAGCGGGTCGGCACCGCCATGGCGCAGATGCGCAATGTGCAGAAGACGCAGATCGAACAGGTGATGAGCGAGTTCGTCGAGATCGTCGGCGATCAGACCAGCCTGGGGGTCGGCTCCGATGGCTATATCCGCAAGATGCTCACCCAAGCCCTCGGTGAGGACAAGGCGGGCGGCCTGATCGATCGTATCCTGCTGGGCGGCAATACCAGTGGGCTGGACAGCCTCAAATGGATGGAGCCACGGGCGGTGGCCGATGTGATCCGCTACGAGCACCCACAGATCCAGGCCATCGTGGTTGCCTACCTCGACCCGGATCAGGCCGGCGAGGTGTTGTCGCATTTCGACCACAAGGTGCGGCTGGATATCGTGCTGCGCGTTTCCTCGCTCAATACCGTGCAGCCCGCTGCCCTGAAGGAGCTGAACCTGATTCTGGAGAAACAGTTCTCCGGTAGCACCAACACCAGCCGGGCCAGCCTAGGTGGCGTGAAGCGTGCCGCCGACATCATGAACTACCTGGACAGCTCCATCGAAGGCCAGCTGATGGACGCGATTCGCGACGTGGACGAGGATCTGTCCAGCCAGATCGAAGACCTTATGTTCGTCTTCGACAACCTTGCCGAAGTCGACGACCGTGGCATTCAGGTGCTGCTGCGTGAGGTATCCTCCGACGTGCTGGTGATGGCGCTCAAGGGCGCCGACGACGGCATCAAGGAGAAGGTCTTCAAGAACATGTCCAAGCGCGCCGGCGAGCTGCTGCGCGACGATCTGGAAGCCAAGGGGCCGGTGCGCGTCAGCGATGTCGAAAACGCGCAGAAGGAAATCCTCACCATTGCTCGCCGCATGGCCGAAGCCGGGGAAATCGTCCTAGGCTCCAAGGGCGGCGAAGAGATGATCTAA
- the fliH gene encoding flagellar assembly protein FliH: MAKDNPSDLIRAKDVSLFDRWSLPSFDPQGEEQLVPAAAVVEQPVEELARSEDVPVEEVKPLTLDELEAIRQQAYNEGFATGEKDGFHAGQLKARQEADAALAPRVESLERLMGQLLDPIADQDRNLEHAMATLVSHMAREVIQRDLLIDSSQIRQVLREALKLLPMGASNVRIHVNPQDFELIKALRERHEESWRILEDSSLLPGGCHIETEHSRIDASIETRLTQAIKQLFEQQRENATHPPAADLTIDLEGSDAP, encoded by the coding sequence ATGGCCAAGGACAACCCCAGCGATCTCATTCGCGCGAAGGACGTCAGTTTGTTCGATCGCTGGTCTTTGCCCAGTTTCGATCCGCAAGGTGAAGAACAGCTGGTGCCTGCGGCTGCGGTCGTCGAGCAACCGGTCGAGGAGTTGGCGCGCAGCGAGGACGTTCCGGTCGAGGAAGTCAAACCGCTGACGCTCGACGAACTCGAGGCGATCCGCCAGCAGGCTTACAACGAGGGCTTCGCCACCGGCGAGAAGGACGGTTTTCACGCTGGGCAGCTAAAGGCCCGTCAGGAAGCCGACGCGGCGCTGGCGCCTCGCGTGGAAAGCCTGGAGCGGCTGATGGGTCAATTGCTCGACCCGATCGCCGATCAGGATCGCAACCTCGAACATGCGATGGCCACGTTGGTCAGCCACATGGCGCGCGAAGTGATCCAGCGCGATCTGCTGATCGATTCCAGCCAGATTCGCCAGGTGTTGCGCGAAGCGCTGAAGCTGTTGCCGATGGGGGCCAGCAACGTGCGCATTCACGTCAATCCGCAGGATTTCGAGCTGATCAAGGCGCTGCGTGAGCGTCACGAGGAAAGCTGGCGAATCCTCGAGGACAGCAGCCTGCTGCCCGGTGGCTGCCATATCGAAACCGAACACAGCCGGATCGATGCCAGCATCGAAACGCGCCTCACCCAGGCCATCAAGCAACTGTTCGAGCAGCAGCGCGAAAATGCCACTCATCCCCCGGCAGCGGATCTGACAATCGATCTGGAAGGTTCCGATGCGCCTTGA
- the fliI gene encoding flagellar protein export ATPase FliI, which yields MRLERVSFAKRFEAYEAAIKLPSQPLLEGRLLRMVGLTLEAEGLRAAVGSRCLVINDDSYHPTEVEAEVMGFSSGKLYLMPVGSLAGIAPGARVVPLVNTGRLPMGTSMLGRVLDGAGRALDGKGGMKAEDWVPMDGPVINPLKRHPISEPLDVGIRSINGLLTVGRGQRLGLFAGTGVGKSVLLGMMTRFTEADIIVVGLIGERGREVKEFIENILGEESIKRSVVVASPADEAPLMRLRAAQYCTRIAEYFRDKGKNVLLLMDSLTRYAQAQREIALAIGEPPATKGYPPSVFAKLPSLVERAGNAEQGGGSITAFYTVLSEGDDQQDPIADAARGVLDGHIVLSRRLAEEGHYPAIDIEASISRVMPQVVSADHVRASQRFKQLWSRYQQSRDLISVGAYVPGGDPETDMAIARQAEMVRYLRQGLGESENLDQSAAQLAAVFSPRQAG from the coding sequence ATGCGCCTTGAGCGGGTCAGTTTCGCCAAACGTTTCGAAGCCTATGAAGCGGCGATCAAGCTGCCCAGCCAGCCGCTGCTGGAAGGGCGCTTGCTGCGCATGGTCGGCCTCACGCTCGAGGCGGAAGGCCTGCGCGCGGCGGTCGGCAGCCGCTGCCTGGTGATCAACGACGACAGCTATCACCCCACCGAGGTCGAGGCCGAGGTGATGGGCTTTTCCAGCGGCAAGCTGTATCTGATGCCGGTCGGCAGCCTGGCGGGCATCGCCCCCGGTGCGCGTGTCGTGCCGCTGGTCAATACCGGGCGGCTGCCCATGGGCACGTCCATGCTCGGTCGCGTGCTCGACGGGGCGGGGCGTGCGCTGGATGGCAAGGGCGGCATGAAGGCCGAGGACTGGGTGCCGATGGATGGGCCGGTGATCAACCCGCTCAAGCGCCATCCGATCAGCGAGCCGCTGGATGTCGGCATCCGCAGCATCAATGGCCTGTTGACGGTCGGGCGCGGTCAGCGTCTCGGACTGTTCGCTGGTACCGGTGTCGGCAAGTCGGTGCTGCTGGGCATGATGACCCGTTTCACCGAGGCCGACATCATCGTGGTCGGGCTGATCGGCGAACGTGGCCGCGAGGTCAAGGAGTTCATCGAGAACATCCTCGGCGAGGAGAGCATCAAGCGTTCGGTGGTGGTCGCGTCGCCGGCCGACGAGGCGCCGCTGATGCGGCTGCGTGCCGCGCAATATTGCACACGAATCGCCGAGTATTTTCGCGACAAGGGCAAGAACGTGTTGCTGCTGATGGATTCGCTGACGCGTTACGCCCAGGCCCAGCGTGAGATCGCCCTGGCCATCGGTGAACCCCCGGCGACCAAAGGATACCCGCCGTCGGTGTTCGCCAAGCTGCCCAGTCTGGTCGAGCGCGCCGGTAATGCCGAGCAGGGCGGTGGTTCCATCACGGCGTTCTATACCGTATTGTCGGAAGGCGATGACCAGCAGGACCCGATCGCCGACGCCGCTCGTGGGGTGCTTGACGGGCACATCGTGCTGTCGCGCCGGCTGGCCGAGGAAGGCCACTACCCGGCGATCGACATCGAGGCCTCCATCAGTCGGGTCATGCCGCAGGTGGTAAGCGCCGATCACGTTCGCGCTTCGCAGCGCTTCAAGCAGTTGTGGTCGCGCTACCAGCAGAGCCGCGACCTGATCAGCGTCGGTGCCTACGTGCCGGGTGGCGATCCGGAAACCGACATGGCGATTGCACGGCAGGCTGAAATGGTCCGCTATCTGCGCCAGGGGCTCGGTGAAAGCGAAAACCTGGACCAGAGTGCCGCGCAACTGGCTGCGGTCTTCAGTCCACGGCAGGCGGGCTAA
- the fliJ gene encoding flagellar export protein FliJ has translation MAASRAARLAPVIEMAERAERDAARLLGQAQTQLAQAETKLAELDQYFRDYQQQWMQQGSQGVSGQWLMNYQRFLSQLESAIGQQQRSVNWYRDNLLKVRQQWHQKHARLEGLSKLIESYQREARIAADKREQKLLDEFAQRLAGRARDL, from the coding sequence ATGGCGGCCAGTCGAGCGGCGCGCCTGGCGCCGGTCATCGAAATGGCCGAGCGCGCGGAACGTGATGCCGCGCGCCTGCTGGGGCAGGCGCAGACGCAGCTCGCGCAGGCTGAAACCAAGCTCGCCGAGCTCGATCAGTACTTTCGCGATTATCAGCAACAGTGGATGCAGCAGGGTAGCCAAGGCGTTTCCGGTCAGTGGCTGATGAACTACCAGCGTTTTCTGTCGCAGCTGGAGTCGGCTATCGGCCAGCAGCAGCGCAGCGTCAACTGGTATCGCGACAATCTGCTCAAGGTCCGTCAGCAGTGGCATCAAAAGCATGCGCGCTTGGAGGGCCTGAGCAAGCTGATCGAAAGCTATCAGCGCGAGGCGCGCATCGCGGCAGACAAACGTGAACAAAAGTTGCTCGACGAATTCGCTCAGCGGCTTGCCGGGCGTGCTCGCGACCTATGA
- a CDS encoding benzoate/H(+) symporter BenE family transporter, translating into MTEISRTALRPLSDSSPSTIVAGFIAMLTGYTSSLVLMFQAGQAAGLSAAQISSWIWALSIGMAICSVGLSLRFRTPVVVAWSTPGAALLITSLPGVPYGEAIGAFIFASALIALCGLTGSFERLMRRVPASLAAALLAGVLFNIGIEIFKAVEVQPVLVLGMFFSYLLAKRLQPRYAVLAALLVGCLIAGVSGLLDFQRFSLQVAIPVWTTPALSFAAIFSIGIPLFVIAMASQNMPGLAVLRAEGYQVPASPLISTTGIASVLLAPFGSHGIHLAAITMAICAGPEAHPDPNKRYTAAAWCGVFYGIAGIFGATLAALFAAFPAALVLSVAALALLGSIGSGLTQAMQQPSEREAALITFMVTASGLTLFGIGAALWGLIAGVLTLVILSRRS; encoded by the coding sequence ATGACTGAGATCAGCCGCACCGCCTTGCGCCCCCTGAGCGATAGCTCGCCCTCGACCATCGTGGCTGGCTTCATTGCCATGCTCACCGGCTATACCAGCTCACTGGTACTGATGTTCCAGGCTGGCCAGGCAGCAGGTCTGAGTGCGGCGCAGATTTCATCGTGGATCTGGGCGTTGTCGATCGGCATGGCCATCTGCAGCGTTGGCCTGTCACTGCGCTTTCGCACCCCGGTGGTGGTCGCCTGGTCGACTCCTGGTGCTGCGCTGCTGATTACCAGCCTGCCCGGCGTGCCATACGGCGAAGCGATCGGCGCGTTCATCTTCGCTTCGGCACTGATTGCCCTGTGCGGCCTGACCGGCAGCTTCGAGCGCCTGATGCGGCGTGTGCCGGCGTCGCTGGCCGCCGCGCTGTTGGCGGGCGTGCTGTTCAATATCGGCATCGAGATATTCAAAGCTGTGGAGGTCCAGCCGGTGCTGGTGCTCGGTATGTTCTTCAGCTACCTGCTGGCCAAACGGCTGCAGCCACGCTACGCCGTGCTCGCCGCGCTACTGGTCGGCTGCCTGATCGCTGGCGTCTCCGGTTTGCTGGACTTTCAGCGTTTCAGTCTGCAGGTGGCGATTCCGGTATGGACCACGCCAGCACTGTCCTTTGCCGCCATTTTCAGCATCGGCATTCCGCTGTTCGTCATTGCCATGGCCTCGCAGAATATGCCTGGGCTGGCTGTGCTACGAGCCGAGGGCTATCAGGTACCCGCGTCGCCGCTGATCTCGACGACAGGTATCGCTTCGGTGTTGCTGGCACCCTTCGGTTCCCACGGCATCCATCTGGCGGCGATCACGATGGCGATCTGCGCGGGTCCCGAAGCCCACCCCGATCCGAACAAACGCTATACGGCGGCTGCCTGGTGCGGCGTTTTCTACGGAATCGCCGGGATCTTCGGAGCAACCCTGGCGGCGTTGTTCGCCGCCTTTCCGGCGGCGCTGGTGTTGTCGGTCGCCGCACTGGCGCTGCTCGGCTCCATCGGCTCAGGCCTGACCCAGGCCATGCAGCAACCCAGCGAGCGCGAAGCGGCGCTGATCACCTTCATGGTGACGGCGTCGGGGCTGACCCTGTTCGGAATCGGCGCGGCGCTCTGGGGGCTGATTGCGGGGGTGTTGACGTTGGTGATTCTGAGCCGCCGCAGCTAG
- the fliE gene encoding flagellar hook-basal body complex protein FliE, translated as MSQGVQFNRLMLEMRAMQTDAMARAKPEVKTQEVGAPSFSDMLGQAVNKVHETQQVSSQISSAFEMGQGGVDLTEVMIASQKASVSFQAMTQVRNKLVQAYQDIMQMPV; from the coding sequence ATGAGTCAGGGTGTTCAATTCAATCGCTTGATGCTGGAAATGCGGGCCATGCAAACCGATGCAATGGCGCGCGCCAAGCCGGAGGTCAAGACCCAGGAGGTCGGCGCTCCGAGCTTTTCCGACATGCTTGGCCAGGCGGTGAACAAGGTTCACGAAACCCAGCAGGTTTCGAGCCAGATATCCTCTGCCTTCGAAATGGGGCAGGGCGGTGTCGACCTGACCGAAGTGATGATCGCCTCGCAGAAGGCCAGCGTTTCCTTTCAGGCCATGACCCAGGTACGTAACAAACTGGTTCAGGCTTACCAAGACATCATGCAGATGCCGGTGTGA
- a CDS encoding STAS domain-containing protein, with product MTINSQPSVDGQELTISISGRFDFNAHQAFRDAYQRQDVNPQRYVVNLQGTTYMDSSALGMLLLLRDHAGGDEADIRLLNCSPDVRKILSVSNFEQLFVIA from the coding sequence ATGACCATTAACTCGCAGCCTTCGGTGGATGGGCAGGAGCTGACCATTTCCATTAGCGGACGCTTCGACTTCAATGCGCATCAGGCCTTCCGCGATGCTTATCAGCGTCAGGACGTGAACCCTCAGCGTTACGTGGTGAATCTGCAGGGCACCACCTACATGGACAGCTCCGCGCTGGGCATGCTGCTGTTGCTGCGTGACCACGCCGGCGGCGATGAAGCCGACATTCGTCTGCTCAATTGCAGCCCTGATGTTCGCAAGATTCTTTCGGTATCCAACTTCGAACAACTGTTCGTGATTGCCTGA
- a CDS encoding fused response regulator/phosphatase — translation MPMRLSILIAEDSPVDRMLLSTIVTRQGHRVLTAADGQEAVELFQQERPQLVLMDALMPVMDGFEAARRIKQLAGDELVPIIFLTSLTENEALVQCLEAGGDDFIAKPYNPIILEAKIQAMHRLRRLQATVLEQRDLIARRNQQLLAEHRAAKAIFDKVAHAGCLSAPNIRYRQSPQALFNGDLLLAAQAPAGQMFVLLGDFTGHGLPAAIGAMPLAETFYGMAAKGYSGADILREMNAKLKQILPVEMFCCAMLLDINPKQGSLRVWNGGLPDGYLIGANGQRTALVSRHLPLGVVSAAALDDKFEHYPLAPGDRLLLLSDGVVESRNADDELFGEQRLLAALTANRDPAQLFDEIEQALLDFHGQQHDDLSLVEVVVTDEAMAMPLVAPATAHRSRPMDWSVRLELRAESLRSGNPLPMLLQLLLQVNQLRPRAGAIYAVLGELYSNALEHGVLGLDSALKRDAEGFQRYYDLRQQRLQALAEGYVHLELAIRTDSQGGRLRISIGDSGAGFDVTRALQVQLGSGRFSGRGLHLVRQLSDGFDWQSDGRGLSVEFVWRPDA, via the coding sequence ATGCCCATGCGGCTGTCGATTCTGATCGCCGAGGACAGCCCGGTCGATCGAATGCTGCTTTCAACGATCGTTACCAGGCAGGGACATCGGGTACTTACCGCGGCGGATGGTCAGGAGGCGGTCGAGCTGTTCCAGCAGGAGCGGCCACAGCTGGTGCTGATGGATGCCCTGATGCCGGTGATGGACGGTTTCGAGGCGGCACGACGGATCAAGCAGCTCGCCGGTGATGAGCTGGTGCCGATCATCTTTCTGACTTCGCTGACAGAAAACGAAGCGCTGGTGCAGTGCCTGGAAGCAGGTGGCGACGACTTCATTGCCAAGCCTTACAACCCGATCATTCTCGAAGCCAAGATCCAGGCCATGCACCGCCTGCGCCGACTCCAGGCGACGGTGCTCGAGCAGCGCGACCTGATTGCCAGGCGCAACCAGCAACTGCTCGCCGAGCACCGGGCGGCCAAGGCGATCTTCGACAAGGTTGCCCATGCCGGTTGCCTGAGCGCGCCGAATATCCGTTATCGCCAATCGCCGCAAGCCCTGTTCAATGGTGACCTGCTACTGGCGGCCCAGGCGCCGGCAGGGCAGATGTTCGTCCTGCTCGGCGATTTCACCGGGCATGGTCTGCCCGCGGCCATCGGTGCCATGCCGCTGGCAGAGACTTTCTACGGGATGGCCGCCAAGGGCTACTCCGGCGCCGATATCCTTCGTGAGATGAACGCCAAGCTCAAGCAGATCCTCCCGGTGGAAATGTTCTGCTGCGCGATGTTGCTCGACATCAATCCCAAGCAGGGCAGCCTGCGTGTGTGGAACGGTGGGTTGCCGGATGGTTACCTGATAGGTGCCAATGGCCAGCGCACCGCTCTGGTGTCGCGGCATCTGCCGTTGGGGGTGGTCTCTGCTGCGGCGCTCGACGACAAGTTCGAGCATTACCCGCTGGCACCCGGCGACCGACTGCTATTGCTGTCCGATGGCGTGGTGGAGAGTCGCAACGCCGACGATGAGCTGTTTGGCGAACAGCGCTTGCTGGCTGCGCTGACTGCCAATCGCGATCCGGCGCAGCTCTTTGATGAGATCGAGCAGGCGCTGCTGGATTTCCATGGCCAGCAACACGACGACCTTAGCCTGGTCGAGGTCGTGGTCACTGATGAGGCGATGGCAATGCCGCTGGTTGCGCCGGCTACTGCGCATCGCTCGCGGCCCATGGATTGGTCGGTGCGGCTCGAGCTGCGCGCCGAAAGCCTGCGTAGCGGTAATCCATTGCCGATGCTGTTGCAGCTGCTTCTGCAGGTCAACCAGCTGCGCCCGCGTGCTGGTGCGATCTACGCGGTGCTGGGCGAGCTGTATTCCAACGCGTTGGAGCACGGGGTGCTTGGTTTGGATTCGGCACTGAAGCGTGACGCCGAGGGCTTCCAGCGTTACTACGATCTGCGCCAGCAGCGGCTGCAGGCCCTGGCGGAGGGGTATGTGCATCTGGAGCTGGCCATCAGAACCGACAGCCAGGGCGGACGCTTGCGCATTTCCATCGGTGACAGTGGCGCCGGGTT
- the fliF gene encoding flagellar basal-body MS-ring/collar protein FliF, translating to MAEALSNVPVPATTENAKKPLLGLSFLENLSDMSMLRQVGLLVGLAASVAIGFAVVLWSQQPDYRPLLGSLAGMDANQVMETLAAADIAYTVEPNSGALLVKANDLARARLKLASAGIAPADSNIGFEILDKDQGLGTSQFMEATRYRRGLEGELGRTISSLNNVKGARVHLAIPKSSVFVRDERKPSASVLVELYPGRALEPSQVMAIINLVATSVPELNKSQITVVDQKGNLLSDQQELTELSMAGKQFDYSRRMESLYTQRVHNILQPVLGSGRYKAEVSADVDFSAVESTSETFNPDQPALRSEQSVNEQRQSSLPPQGVPGALSNQPPGPAAAPEQANQAAAAAGAVAPGQPLLDANGQQIMDPATGQPMLAPFPADKREQATRNYELDRSISYTKQQHGRLRRLSVAVVVDDQMTLNAAGEMVRVPWTADDLARFTRLVQDSVGFDASRGDSVSVINTAFVADSFGETFEEIPFYSQPWFWDVVKQVLGVLFILVLVFGVLRPVLKSLTNPSSGKELQVANGPGDLGDEEGLESGLSNDRVSLSGPQNILLPSPSEGYEAQLNAIKNLVADDPGRVAQVVKEWINADE from the coding sequence ATGGCTGAAGCGTTGAGCAACGTTCCGGTGCCGGCTACTACCGAGAATGCCAAGAAGCCCTTGCTGGGTCTGTCGTTCCTGGAAAACCTGTCGGATATGTCGATGCTGCGGCAGGTTGGCCTGTTGGTCGGCCTGGCAGCCAGTGTCGCGATCGGTTTTGCCGTGGTGCTCTGGTCGCAGCAGCCTGACTACCGCCCATTGCTCGGCAGCCTGGCGGGGATGGACGCCAACCAGGTGATGGAAACCCTCGCCGCCGCGGATATTGCCTATACCGTCGAACCCAATTCCGGTGCCCTGCTGGTCAAGGCCAACGATCTTGCGCGCGCCCGTCTCAAGCTGGCCAGTGCAGGCATCGCTCCGGCCGACAGCAATATCGGTTTCGAGATTCTCGACAAGGATCAGGGCCTCGGCACCAGCCAGTTCATGGAAGCGACCCGTTATCGTCGCGGCCTTGAAGGCGAGCTGGGCCGGACCATCTCCAGCCTGAACAACGTCAAGGGTGCCCGCGTGCACCTGGCCATTCCGAAAAGCTCGGTGTTCGTTCGTGACGAGCGCAAGCCAAGCGCTTCGGTTCTGGTCGAGCTGTATCCGGGCCGCGCCCTGGAGCCGAGCCAGGTGATGGCAATCATCAATCTGGTGGCGACCAGCGTGCCGGAACTGAACAAGTCGCAGATCACCGTGGTGGATCAGAAGGGCAACCTGCTGTCCGACCAGCAGGAACTGACCGAGCTGAGCATGGCCGGCAAGCAGTTCGACTACAGCCGTCGCATGGAGAGCCTCTACACCCAGCGCGTGCACAACATCCTGCAGCCGGTGCTCGGCAGCGGCCGCTACAAGGCTGAAGTCTCGGCAGATGTGGACTTCAGCGCGGTCGAATCCACCTCGGAGACTTTCAACCCCGATCAGCCGGCGCTGCGCAGCGAGCAGAGCGTCAACGAGCAACGTCAGAGCAGCCTGCCGCCGCAGGGCGTGCCGGGCGCGCTGAGCAATCAGCCACCTGGACCGGCCGCTGCGCCTGAACAGGCCAATCAGGCCGCCGCTGCTGCTGGTGCTGTGGCCCCTGGTCAACCGCTGCTGGATGCCAATGGTCAGCAGATCATGGACCCGGCAACGGGCCAGCCGATGCTCGCACCCTTCCCGGCGGACAAGCGCGAGCAGGCCACGCGAAATTACGAGCTCGACCGTTCCATCAGCTATACCAAGCAACAGCATGGACGCCTGCGTCGCTTGTCGGTCGCCGTAGTGGTGGACGATCAGATGACGCTGAATGCAGCCGGCGAGATGGTTCGTGTGCCCTGGACTGCCGATGACCTGGCACGCTTTACCCGCCTCGTGCAGGACTCGGTAGGCTTCGATGCAAGCCGCGGCGACAGCGTCAGCGTGATCAACACGGCCTTCGTGGCGGACAGTTTTGGCGAAACCTTCGAAGAGATTCCGTTCTACTCGCAACCCTGGTTCTGGGATGTCGTCAAGCAGGTGCTCGGCGTGCTGTTCATCCTCGTGCTGGTGTTCGGTGTGCTGCGTCCGGTGCTCAAGAGCCTGACCAATCCCTCCAGTGGCAAGGAGCTGCAAGTCGCCAATGGTCCGGGTGATCTGGGTGACGAGGAAGGCCTGGAGTCGGGCCTGTCGAATGACCGGGTCAGTCTGAGTGGCCCGCAGAACATCCTGTTGCCAAGCCCCAGCGAGGGATATGAAGCCCAGCTGAATGCGATCAAGAACCTGGTGGCCGATGACCCGGGACGGGTAGCCCAGGTGGTGAAAGAGTGGATCAACGCTGATGAATGA